From the Debaryomyces hansenii CBS767 chromosome F complete sequence genome, the window TCATCGGAAGAGGAACGTATCTTCTCGGTGAATAGGACTCGTTATACTCGAGCTGATATTGAGTCACTTAGCATTTTGCACCCTAATGTGCAATACCAACGTAATGCACAATTCAGTATAGCTAAACCTTACGAACCTGAATACATAAGGGTTCAAATGAACCCGGTTACTAATGCACCATTTAACGAAACAAGGTGTGGATTATGTCCTTATTGTCCGAGACTagtatttaaaaatttgaaaacttcGACATATGCTCAACATCTTTCTTTAACTCACGGAATTCAAACAGATAATTACATAGCACCAAACCCATTATTATACGGAAGTTacaatttgaagaagaataatacAAATAGAAAGACGAGGGCACATATATCTGAAAAAAATGGAGTAATTTGTCCAGTTTGTCACGATATTATAGAAACAGAATGTTCTAAGACGACTGCAACTCAAAAGCCATTAAATAATTACCTTAGACATTTTAAAGAGAAACATAGGAAGTGCAAAGAGAAAGAGGATCCAATAAAGTTCTTTTCCAAGTTCTCTACAAATGCTCTGCAATTATCTTTAATGTTATCCAATTTATGATTATTATGCTCATTAGTAACTAAGAAATATagaaatagatataattAATCTAGTATAGCTAAAAAGCAATATTCTCAgttaaaattttcttctcatcatcatccaaTAGTTCGTAGTATTTCTGGAAGTTACCTAAATTTTTTGCAGTGcattctttgaaaaattggaccaaaataattttcaaatcatcattacCTTTCTGGTCATCATACTCTTCGTCATGATCTGAGTCAACATaagatttcaatttctcaTAATTTGGTACCCCAATATCGTCCATATCTTCCCATCCATCATCGCCtccatcatcatcttctcCATCATCGCCTACTTCAGGCAAATAATCATTAGCATTTGGTTGTTGACACTGGAAGTTCAATTCGCTGATTAAAagtttcaaaatcttttgTGGCGCTGTAATCTGAGTATACTGATCTGGCATCGCCTTTGTCATGGACCTCGTACGAATTAACTCTCCCTGATATGGAATAATGTCACCATCGACAATCAACGATTGAACACTTTCCGAATTTAATGTAAAAATTTTGCCTAACGCTAAAgtattttgtttaattttttcatatcCTCTTGTTATTTCGAAGGACAGGAACCATATAGGTAAAACAAGCGCAAGTCCTGATTTGTTTTCTCCCGTTTTAGGATCTTGAAGCTTAATATCATTGctcaaaaaattaatcaTATCCGCTGATGAAGTTAGAACTAAGTTACAAAATACCATGATTAAGTTTTCAATAGTAATGACTTCTTTTGCAGATACAACTCTTCGAACGGTTGCTTCGAGAATTTGCATCAAGAAATCATTGCTTAAATATGATTGGAATTTGttaatcaatgataatacAATAGAGCCACAGTCCATTGCAGCACTATCTGATAAATCAGGCGAGAGGAATTTGGAGACAATTGTTAATAATAGATCCATTCCGGATTTCTTAGCCTCGGCATCAGTGTAGTctataaatgattttgatgctTTTTGTAATATGTTGTTAAACACCTGGCCAGCACTCTGTAATATTTGGTCATCAGTTGAGAGAAGAATCAACTTGTTCAAAACTGGAAATGTGTAATTGAAAACTTCATTAGGAAATTCAGAGTTGTCAGGCGAGGAATCAATGATAACGCTGAGCAATTCCAATGCCAAGTCTAAATCAGGTGAATATTCAGCGTTTCCAGCGGCGAGAGAATTCTGAATTATAGATAAGATAAATGGCAATGACTTTTCGCAGCTTATCATGTAATCAGTAATTGATATATCACCTAATAAAGCTCTTAAACATTCTGAAGAATCGACCGTTAATTGGAGATTGGCAGAGTCTTGGAAAgagattttaaaaattaatcCTATAACACTCGTTCCATCCGAAACAACGGCTTTTGATGCATATTCATTATCTAGGTCTATTCCAACAGTGATTGCTTCCAATAATGCTGGCAAACtatcttcttcactttcttcAACTAATGACAAAGTCATCTGGAAAATAGCTAATTGAACTTCTTGTCTGGTAGAAGAATCGAGTgacttttcaaaattcaacaattgtTTATAGAATGTACAACTGACTAATACACTAACCTTAaccaaagaaaataaatcatcatcaccaTTATAGTTAGAAGTAAATTTGATCATATCCACAAAAGCTTTAATACCGAAACTGTCAAGtgataattcatcttcaaattttgaaaaaaattttggtAAGAGTAAAAAGCACCTAGAAGTAACTAACGGATGATTTTCAATAGAATTCTCATACGATATGACTTTTGTTgcaatatttaataaatctgTTAAAGGTGCATCTTTTCCAATATGAGTGGAATCTtcattcatcaataaactttcaaataaatacaaatagCATTCCTTTAACTCCCACTTAGAATTATCTGCAGAAGTCATATACTGGATAATTAAATTGAACACTAGGCTTGCATCCTGATCATTCAATTcagaaaataattcattgatcGAATCACGCACTGACGTGGTTGAAGATAAGCCAGTTATATCAGTTACATATACATTGAAGTCAGATTCATACTGTTGAATAGCTTCTCGTGGCAACACTGAACATTCAATTAAGTcttgaataaattcatGTAAAGCATTCATGTCGTctgaaatatgaatatcATTTTGTAATACAGATACCGTCAGCATAAGCTCGATGATTAAGTTTGAAAGAACTTCGATAGGCAGCGATAAATCAGGAGTGGTTGCAATCGCTGTATCGTTATCCTCCGATACCACAACACTTTTATAATACTTCGATACATGCTTAAAATCCTTTAATATGAGTCCCATTATAGATTGTTTAACATTTAAAACAATTCTCCTGTTGAAACTACCCAAGAAGCTATTCAaagttttgtaaatataCGTTCTGAAATAAATAGGACTTAACATTACCGGGCTACCAGCTGTAGAAATCGAAGATGTAATAGATTTATCCAAGAGGGACACAAATAAATCTACTGATGATGTTACATGCTGGTAAACTGAAGTTTTTCTCTGTTCACTTGTGAATGATTCAGGACTTTGTAACACATTTAAGATGCTCTGGTACAACTTGATACAAGTGGTCTtgatatcaaattcaatcGTCTCGTTATTTAACAACTTGATAATATGATTGGTCAATTCACCACCTACACCACCGTCCCAGAACTGGTCTTCAGAAATCAAGTCATCAAACAAGTCATTCAAAACAGTCAACCCACCGATCATTGCGTTTCTATTGCCATAGTTAGTTGTCAGCATaaataattgattcaaCAAATCCGGCCATTCATCAGGATAATCAGAGGCTGCAATTTGAACAATAACATATGAACTTCCCGATCTGAGTTTGGAATTATTACTTGAAGTTGCCAATTGAATAGAACTTTGCCTGACCATCtgcttcaattcttgattGATTGGTGGTCCAACAAATGATTGGAATGCCAACGACCAATACTTAGGAACCATTCTCCGTAAATGTAATAGACATGATTGTCTAAGATCTATCGgcaattcttcatttaacGACAGTTGATTCAAGACATAAATCACTGAAGATGGATCCTGGCCACACATATGATTGAATTCTATTTCAGCATTCTTTCGAATGTTGTTGTCTGGGTTATTTTGGTTAACCACCACATTTAAAACAATCTGGGTGTGTTCCATTGTCAAACAAACCAAGACAGTTATTATGTACTAATATATGTTAGAATTATTCAGAAGAAGAGCTAGATTAACCTTTAGTGTGTACGCGTTGAATGATTCTCATTCAAATGACAAGTTAGTGGCGGACATAAATATTCACAAATTTCTTTCCTAGAAATAGATACATATTTAGTTATATCATGTTTGGTAAGTCAACATACCCAGCGTTAGAAGAACTTCAAGAACTGCTTTCATCTGAGCAATTACGGATTTTAAAAGACCAGGTGGAATCAGAAGGGCAGGATCCAGCTCCACAGTCACAATTCAATTATGCATGGGGTTTGATTAAATCGTCAAACTATAAAATGCAACAACAGGGAATAAGCATATTATCCGAACTATACCGTGATGTTCCATCAATGAGACGAGAATGTTTATATTATCTAGCCTTAGGCTCTTACAAAATTGGAGATTACAGCAATGCTACGAGATACGCAGACACACTCTTGAAGAATGAACCAGAGAACAAGCAAGCACAGgacttgaagaaatctATACATGAAAAGGTGACGCAGGAAGGTTTGATAGGTATAGGTATTGCCGGAGGTGCCCTTGCTGTAGGAGTCGGTATTCTCGGTGCATTATTGAGGAAGAAACGTTAGTACTTAtgtctttattatttagaTTTCTGACACACAGGGTAGTAAATAGCATATTTAGGATTTATATATGAGTGGCAATTCATATTATTGTAGAAATCGTTTAGGTGTAGTTCTATGAGGAACTTATCGATTGTGCGACTGCTCTATAGGTCAAAAACGAACCTTCTTCACATCGAATCACCATATGGACTTAAGATGCAAAATGAGGACAATTCTAAGATGAATCATTCGTCCCTTGCTGATAGAATATCGGAGGTAATTGTTAATAACTTCAATGGCTTAAATATAAAGTCGGGGAAGCCTACAGTTAGGTCGAACGGTGTACAAGAATGGACAGTCTTAGCAGGTTTAGTTGCGTTAATATATGACACAAATGATACAGAAGAGCCTGAAATATACCCAATAACTATAGCTACGGGTGTGAAGGCATTACCTAACAGATTTAGGGAATTTTCTGAAGGTGCCATGGTCCATGATCTACATGCTGAAATTTTAGCCATAAGGCTCTTTAATTGGtttttattagatgaatGCTCTAAATTGGTAGACaaagatgttgaaaatgTCAGCAAAATAATTGAAAGAAACAAGTACTCTCAATTCAAACTTAAAGACGGTATTAAGCTAGCATTACTTGTGACAGAACCACCCTGTGGAGATGCGTCCATCAGTTATTTGGCAGATAACCTAGACAATAAAGTGCCTTGGAAAGAAGATATAACGAATCCTCGTAAAAGACAGAAGCTCGATTCAGATATGGAAGTGATACGAGGACGAACGAATTTCGATAAAAAAGGGATCGTAAGAACTAAACCAGGTAGATCTGACAGTGTAATAACATTAAGCAAATCATGCTCCGATAAACTTTGCATGAAACAACTCATAGGGATAACAAACGCTATCACAAGTCTTTTGTTTCCAGAGGGAATAAATCTTGACTATTTGGTTTTGCCAAAGGACAAGCTTAAGGAAGACGACATAAATAGATGTTTCGACCACAGGTTTATTAAAAAGCTTGAAGGagaaaataatatccaTCCTCTCAAAGTAATAGgatataataaagatgattATCAATTCCATAAGCCGAAGAAACATTCACCAGATGTCCCGTCACAACTATCCTTATTACACGTTATACCGTCGAAATTTACACAAGTTCTAAATAATGGGGTTAAGAATGGCAGtttcatcaaaaataaGCGTCCGAAGGCAAACGGAGAGAGTATAATCTGTAACAAGCAACTATATAAGAAAGCTCATATTCTACTTAATCAGGACGCCGCCACATATGTTGGCTTAAAGAAGACAAATACTAGGAGACAGGCGTTAAAGAAACGGGGGAGGGAGACCCTCATCGATTGGGTTTCGACTGATACGGATGATTTTGACTTACAGTGATGACAGAATAACTTATACTTtatattatagatatatatagaaGAATGCAAGCATGAATGACAATTTTTTTAGTCTGAATCAGAAGCTGACCCTTCGTCCTCTTCGCCGCCATTTTGATCCGCTTCGTATGCTTCTAGCTGTTCTTCTTCGGTAAATTCCATTGAAAGTGCATATTCAGCACTTTCCAACAATTCTCTGagtttttcattatctttgtTAACGTAATCAATAGGTTTCAAGTTGTGTTTATCGCTAATTCTTGGATCAGACCCGGCATCCAAGAGATTATcgataatgaaataaccGTGTTCTGGTTCATTAATCGTGTACTTAACTGCCAAATGTAACGGGGTGTCACCTTCTCTATTCTTTGGGTCTATTTCAACTCCCTCTATATCTAAAACTATGTCTATGAATTCCCAATTACCAAACTGGCACGCTAAATGCAACGACGTGTTATTAGTGATTAATTCACGAGTcgaattaatcaaatttgataatttctcttggtcattattcaattcaactTTAATAGTTAATAACAATTCCGTGTTGTTTCGTCTTGCACACTCTAAAAGCTGTTCCGAATATGATGCCCCTTCAATAGTCGTTTCGTCCGTCATATTATTCCTGATACACCCTTTTCTGATCTTATTGATCCATAACGAGGTTTCAATCGCTTCTCTCTCCAGGATCCGAGATCACGATGATCGAGGCACGACACTATCTACTATCTACAATGTGGCCtaattgaatgatatttAGCTTGTAATTGCTAGAATACACCTCATTACACCCTCCTATATACCTACACGAACACTAACAGCAACATATACTACTATTCCATAAATCGGCCCGTCAAAAAGGTGAATAATTAAAGGGTATTAAGTCCCTAATTACGCATGGTCTAAGAAATCAGATACAATTTATGAAAGCCCATAATTTGGATATGTAATATCAATTGGCTTTACTATTGGACTATGTACTCGAGAATGTCCAATATTGtagtattaataatagagTTGTTCGAATAAGCTGCAACAAAAAAACATGTGAGGTGCACTATGaatgatttttttcatttgctAATCTCATTCTctttatcaacaatttgattttatctatACGGAACGTAAAATCTAGATAAAGCGTATTCTAACATAATTTATAACAATGGTCAAGTCTATTATAGCCCCATCGATTTTGGCATCTGATTTCGCTAATTTAGGATGCAATTGTCATCGTATGTATGATTCTGGAGCAGATTGGTTACACATTGACGTTATGGATGGACATTTTGTTCCAAACATTTCGATGGGACCACCAATCATTGATAGTTTAAGAAAGGAAATTCCAAGATCAGAAACCAAGGCCAGCTTTTTTGATTGCCATATGATGGTTTCTGAACCGGAAAAATGGGTCCCGGAAATAGCAAAGGCTGGTGGTGATCAATACACCTTCCACTACGAATCCACCAAGGATCCGGTTGCATTGGtcaaattgatcaaatcgCATGGTATGAAGGCTGCATGCGCTGTTAAGCCAGGTACACCTGTTGATGTCTTGTATCCATTGGCTGAAGACTTGGATATGGCATTAGTCATGACCGTGGAGCCAGGGTTTGGTGGTCAGAAGTTCATGCCCGAAATGATGCCTAAAGTGGAATCTTTGAGACAAAAATTCCCAGAATTGAACATTCAAGTCGATGGTGGTTTAGGACACGAGACTATTCCAGCAGCTGCTGAAGCTGGTGCAAACGTGATTGTTGCCGGTACTGCGGTTTTCAAAGCCCAAGATCCAAAAGAAATGATCCAGCTTTTAAGAAACGCTGTTaacaagaatttgaaatctcGGGGTTTACTTGACGAATGAGACCCTTGTCCCAGCATATGATACATAGTGCTCCGACTCAGCTCTTCGTTAAATACGTTACGTAACTctaaacaaaataaatcataGCAAGATATATTAAACTACTAATGTACAATAAGCGCTAAACACAGCTCTCTCACGTCTTATCAATTCTCAATAACATTTCTTAAAATGCTTGCACTCCTAAGGTGGTACCGTTTCCATCTGTACCAGAGCTGACCTTCAATCCTTCACTGACTCTATCTTCAACAGCAGCCCACAAGACTTCCTTGATTTTGTCTAACTTGGTCTGATTCTTGGCCTTAGtttgttcttctttctcaGTTTCTTCGTCTACTTCCATTTGTTCTTGGTCTGCTAAAAGatcaatattcaatttttcgtTCCTCTTAGCTATGTACTTCTTATTTCTAGCAATCTTCTTTGATCTCTTATTGGATAAagtattattgataatcaCTCCTGTTGGAGTTGTAGCTCCATTGTATAATGCAATAGCCTTAGATTCAGTTGCTTTAGGAGCTGCATTAGAATCTGTCTCGTAACGAGGAGTAGATGACTTGGTAACAATACCATTTCTAGCACGGGCAGATCTCTTCTTTCCGATAGAAGATGCATGACTATTACGTTGAAGCTTATCCTTAGGCTTATTAATGGAGTTTCTGGATGGCATTTTATGTGTTTGCTATGCTTATTGATGATTAAATATCAGtatctaatttttttagGACATaactaaaaaaaaattaagtCCCATCTCGTTTTTCGTAAACCAAATAAAGAGCACtgagaaaaaaaaaggaaatCTCCTGGGGGTGAGTCGAACACCCGATCTCAAGATTACTTTGAGGTACTCATTACAGTCTCGCGCCTTAGCCAGCTTGGCCACCAAGAGGATTTCTGCGATTATTTGAATGACAGTTCGATATATTGTATATCCTTGATAGACTGATTCATGTGACTCGGCTAATTGGATTGCAATTATTCATCTTTGCTTGGTCCCTTAAACCTACCCCTTTATTGATTTCCCTATAAATTTATAGTATCAAGGGTTAATATGAgtgaaaa encodes:
- a CDS encoding DEHA2F13530p (weakly similar to uniprot|P53067 Saccharomyces cerevisiae YGL241W KAP114 Karyopherin responsible for nuclear import of Spt15p); amino-acid sequence: MEHTQIVLNVVVNQNNPDNNIRKNAEIEFNHMCGQDPSSVIYVLNQSSLNEELPIDLRQSCLLHLRRMVPKYWSLAFQSFVGPPINQELKQMVRQSSIQLATSSNNSKLRSGSSYVIVQIAASDYPDEWPDLLNQLFMSTTNYGNRNAMIGGLTVLNDLFDDLISEDQFWDGGVGGELTNHIIKLLNNETIEFDIKTTCIKLYQSILNVLQSPESFTSEQRKTSVYQHVTSSVDLFVSLLDKSITSSISTAGSPVMLSPIYFRTYIYKTLNSFLGSFNRRIVLNVKQSIMGLILKDFKHVSKYYKSVVVSEDNDTAIATTPDLSSPIEVLSNLIIELMSTVSVLQNDIHISDDMNALHEFIQDLIECSVLPREAIQQYESDFNVYVTDITGLSSTTSVRDSINELFSELNDQDASLVFNLIIQYMTSADNSKWELKECYLYLFESLLMNEDSTHIGKDAPLTDLLNIATKVISYENSIENHPLVTSRCFLLLPKFFSKFEDELSLDSFGIKAFVDMIKFTSNYNGDDDLFSLVKVSVLVSCTFYKQLLNFEKSLDSSTRQEVQLAIFQMTLSLVEESEEDSLPALLEAITVGIDLDNEYASKAVVSDGTSVIGLIFKISFQDSANLQLTVDSSECLRALLGDISITDYMISCEKSLPFILSIIQNSLAAGNAEYSPDLDLALELLSVIIDSSPDNSEFPNEVFNYTFPVLNKLILLSTDDQILQSAGQVFNNILQKASKSFIDYTDAEAKKSGMDLLLTIVSKFLSPDLSDSAAMDCGSIVLSLINKFQSYLSNDFLMQILEATVRRVVSAKEVITIENLIMVFCNLVLTSSADMINFLSNDIKLQDPKTGENKSGLALVLPIWFSSFEITRGYEKIKQNTLALGKIFTLNSESVQSLIVDGDIIPYQGELIRTRSMTKAMPDQYTQITAPQKILKLLISELNFQCQQPNANDYLPEVGDDGEDDDGGDDGWEDMDDIGVPNYEKLKSYVDSDHDEEYDDQKGNDDLKIILVQFFKECTAKNLGNFQKYYELLDDDEKKILTENIAF
- a CDS encoding DEHA2F13552p (similar to uniprot|P40515 Saccharomyces cerevisiae YIL065C FIS1 Mitochondrial outer membrane protein involved in membrane fission), which translates into the protein MFGKSTYPALEELQESLSSEQLRILKDQVESEGQDPAPQSQFNYAWGLIKSSNYKMQQQGISILSELYRDVPSMRRECLYYLALGSYKIGDYSNATRYADTLLKNEPENKQAQDLKKSIHEKVTQEGLIGIGIAGGALAVGVGILGALLRKKR
- a CDS encoding DEHA2F13574p (similar to uniprot|P53065 Saccharomyces cerevisiae YGL243W TAD1 tRNA-specific adenosine deaminase); this encodes MNHSSLADRISEVIVNNFNGLNIKSGKPTVRSNGVQEWTVLAGLVALIYDTNDTEEPEIYPITIATGVKALPNRFREFSEGAMVHDLHAEILAIRLFNWFLLDECSKLVDKDVENVSKIIERNKYSQFKLKDGIKLALLVTEPPCGDASISYLADNLDNKVPWKEDITNPRKRQKLDSDMEVIRGRTNFDKKGIVRTKPGRSDSVITLSKSCSDKLCMKQLIGITNAITSLLFPEGINLDYLVLPKDKLKEDDINRCFDHRFIKKLEGENNIHPLKVIGYNKDDYQFHKPKKHSPDVPSQLSLLHVIPSKFTQVLNNGVKNGSFIKNKRPKANGESIICNKQLYKKAHILLNQDAATYVGLKKTNTRRQALKKRGRETLIDWVSTDTDDFDLQ
- a CDS encoding DEHA2F13596p (similar to uniprot|P53066 Saccharomyces cerevisiae YGL242C), which gives rise to MTDETTIEGASYSEQLLECARRNNTELLLTIKVELNNDQEKLSNLINSTRELITNNTSLHLACQFGNWEFIDIVLDIEGVEIDPKNREGDTPLHLAVKYTINEPEHGYFIIDNLLDAGSDPRISDKHNLKPIDYVNKDNEKLRELLESAEYALSMEFTEEEQLEAYEADQNGGEEDEGSASDSD
- a CDS encoding DEHA2F13618p (highly similar to uniprot|P46969 Saccharomyces cerevisiae YJL121C RPE1 D-ribulose-5-Phosphate 3-epimerase); translated protein: MVKSIIAPSILASDFANLGCNCHRMYDSGADWLHIDVMDGHFVPNISMGPPIIDSLRKEIPRSETKASFFDCHMMVSEPEKWVPEIAKAGGDQYTFHYESTKDPVALVKLIKSHGMKAACAVKPGTPVDVLYPLAEDLDMALVMTVEPGFGGQKFMPEMMPKVESLRQKFPELNIQVDGGLGHETIPAAAEAGANVIVAGTAVFKAQDPKEMIQLLRNAVNKNLKSRGLLDE
- a CDS encoding DEHA2F13640p (similar to uniprot|P47019 Saccharomyces cerevisiae YJL122W) — encoded protein: MPSRNSINKPKDKLQRNSHASSIGKKRSARARNGIVTKSSTPRYETDSNAAPKATESKAIALYNGATTPTGVIINNTLSNKRSKKIARNKKYIAKRNEKLNIDLLADQEQMEVDEETEKEEQTKAKNQTKLDKIKEVLWAAVEDRVSEGLKVSSGTDGNGTTLGVQAF